Proteins found in one Lysinibacillus fusiformis genomic segment:
- a CDS encoding transglutaminase domain-containing protein, whose translation MNKKITALLVLCCMIPFLTACSKAIDILLDEDDVTTTTLAEETENDIKKPESKALSASFSPNDLFSTSLFKDDPALLQFTKKVEKQVAKFEQHFEVPYTGKLAFEDFEVQLNDLNSLLTFVDPYTAGYFLTYEWTAWETDDGYLVELSIDYLTDAKKEKKVDQYVDAFADQYITKEMTDFERAKIINDTVVQLATYTEQGSTEGQTVFELIDEETAVCQAYALLAYRLLLASNVEAKYVYGYSEDQLHAWNLVSIDGNWYHLDTTWNDVDSAEPYAISYEYFLVNDEKLSQDHLWANENYFAATNNDYDFMHDMWYANTVDDVIYYNSINDNMVYSYNFDTNENHHITETACYYLATYQESIYCSDYDNAGYLTKIDVQDGSEEVLLEDEVLNLYIEAGTLYYETIDGAQHQENL comes from the coding sequence ATGAATAAAAAAATAACAGCGCTGCTTGTACTATGCTGCATGATTCCCTTTCTTACGGCATGCTCAAAGGCCATTGACATACTTCTTGATGAGGATGATGTAACAACTACGACCTTAGCAGAAGAAACAGAGAATGATATAAAGAAGCCAGAAAGTAAAGCGTTATCTGCTTCTTTTTCACCTAATGATCTTTTCTCTACCTCATTATTTAAGGATGATCCTGCCTTACTACAATTCACTAAAAAAGTAGAAAAACAAGTAGCAAAGTTTGAACAGCACTTTGAAGTCCCTTATACAGGGAAGCTAGCTTTCGAAGATTTTGAAGTGCAGTTGAATGACTTAAATAGCCTCCTGACCTTTGTTGACCCCTATACAGCTGGTTATTTTCTTACTTATGAATGGACTGCTTGGGAAACAGATGATGGCTATTTGGTGGAGTTGTCGATTGATTACTTAACAGATGCCAAGAAGGAGAAAAAGGTCGATCAATATGTAGATGCTTTTGCTGACCAGTATATTACGAAGGAAATGACAGATTTTGAGCGCGCTAAAATTATTAATGATACTGTCGTACAGTTGGCCACTTATACAGAACAAGGCTCTACTGAGGGACAAACGGTTTTTGAGCTAATAGATGAGGAAACTGCGGTATGTCAGGCCTATGCCCTACTAGCTTATCGCCTACTATTGGCTTCGAATGTAGAAGCGAAATATGTTTATGGCTATAGCGAGGATCAGCTGCATGCTTGGAATTTAGTCAGTATCGATGGCAACTGGTATCACCTTGATACAACATGGAATGATGTGGATTCAGCGGAGCCTTATGCGATTTCCTATGAATACTTTTTAGTCAATGATGAAAAACTAAGCCAAGATCATTTATGGGCAAATGAAAACTATTTTGCTGCTACAAATAATGATTATGATTTTATGCATGATATGTGGTATGCCAATACTGTAGATGATGTGATTTATTATAATAGTATCAACGATAATATGGTCTATTCTTATAATTTTGACACCAATGAAAACCATCATATTACAGAAACGGCGTGCTATTATTTAGCTACTTATCAAGAATCCATTTATTGCAGCGACTATGACAATGCTGGTTATTTAACAAAAATTGATGTCCAGGACGGCTCCGAAGAAGTCTTACTCGAAGATGAAGTCCTCAATCTGTACATCGAAGCAGGCACTTTATATTATGAAACGATAGACGGTGCACAACATCAGGAAAATTTGTAA
- a CDS encoding alkaline phosphatase: protein MKYAKKWTSLFLASAVTLSAVSIPQQEVHAAEVKKPTNVIMLVMDGSSNNAVTLSRWYKGESLAMDEILSGAMRTYSAESAITDSAPAATALATGHKSNDKYIGVLPSVINSPGLAQIAKEDAFRPVANVLEGAKQQGKATGLISTSEIQHATPTGFSAHVNNRSQYGDIAEQQVYQNIDVVLGGGLESLSPGTTKNARQDGEDLIKVLNEKNYDLVKTRDELFNSQSSKIWGSFAPSALAYDLDRAKTRASEPTLAEMTNKAINTLKKDEDGFFLFVEGSKVDWAAHANDTIGIISDILSFDDAVKEAVDFAKEDGNTLVIAVTDHGNSGITMGNANTTSTYSSIPVSAYIDPLKKASMTVEGALSQLKEDRSNLVEVAALYGLDSLTEDELKTLQSAKDLGNAMVKMLANRANIGYTTGGHTGEDVFLYSFGPSKLTGLVENTDLAHTMAGFMGFDLNTLTNDLYVPATKAFMEKGFTTKIDLSDKENPTFIAQKADITVKIPVNKNTMIYEQTSTNTAKTHTFDTINVYNGSEFYVSKKVINEVK, encoded by the coding sequence ATGAAATACGCAAAAAAATGGACTTCATTGTTTTTAGCAAGTGCAGTGACTTTATCCGCAGTTAGTATCCCACAACAAGAGGTACACGCAGCCGAAGTAAAAAAACCGACAAATGTCATTATGCTTGTGATGGATGGTAGCAGTAATAATGCTGTAACCCTTTCTCGTTGGTATAAAGGTGAAAGCCTCGCAATGGATGAAATTTTATCGGGTGCTATGCGCACGTATTCTGCTGAATCAGCCATTACCGATTCTGCGCCTGCTGCTACGGCATTAGCAACTGGCCATAAATCGAACGATAAATATATAGGTGTGCTCCCATCTGTGATTAACTCCCCTGGATTAGCGCAAATTGCTAAGGAAGATGCCTTCCGACCTGTAGCCAATGTGCTAGAAGGAGCTAAGCAGCAAGGTAAGGCGACTGGATTAATTTCTACTTCTGAAATTCAACATGCTACACCAACTGGTTTTTCTGCGCATGTCAATAATAGAAGTCAATATGGGGATATTGCAGAGCAGCAGGTTTATCAAAATATTGATGTTGTCTTAGGTGGTGGTCTAGAATCCTTATCACCAGGCACAACGAAAAATGCTCGTCAAGATGGTGAGGATTTAATCAAGGTTCTGAATGAAAAAAATTATGATCTCGTTAAAACGCGTGATGAACTATTCAATAGTCAATCCTCAAAAATTTGGGGAAGCTTTGCACCAAGTGCACTTGCTTATGATTTAGACCGCGCTAAAACAAGAGCGTCTGAGCCTACACTTGCAGAAATGACGAATAAGGCGATCAATACGCTGAAAAAGGATGAGGACGGCTTCTTCCTCTTTGTAGAAGGTAGCAAGGTTGACTGGGCAGCACATGCCAATGATACAATTGGTATCATTAGTGATATTTTATCGTTTGATGATGCAGTGAAAGAAGCGGTTGATTTTGCGAAGGAAGATGGTAATACGTTAGTCATTGCAGTAACTGACCATGGAAATAGCGGCATTACGATGGGGAACGCTAACACAACTAGTACCTATTCAAGCATTCCAGTCTCTGCTTACATTGATCCGTTAAAAAAGGCTTCAATGACTGTTGAGGGAGCATTAAGTCAACTAAAAGAAGATCGCTCTAACTTAGTTGAGGTTGCTGCCCTTTATGGCTTAGATTCATTAACTGAGGACGAGCTCAAAACATTACAGTCAGCTAAAGACTTGGGCAATGCAATGGTAAAAATGCTAGCTAATCGTGCGAACATTGGTTATACAACAGGTGGTCATACGGGTGAAGATGTATTTTTATATTCATTTGGTCCTTCTAAATTGACAGGGCTAGTAGAAAACACTGATTTAGCCCATACAATGGCAGGCTTTATGGGCTTCGACTTAAACACATTAACGAATGATTTATATGTGCCAGCGACAAAGGCATTTATGGAAAAAGGGTTTACAACAAAAATCGATTTATCGGATAAAGAAAACCCAACATTTATTGCACAAAAAGCAGATATTACAGTGAAAATTCCGGTCAATAAAAACACCATGATATATGAACAAACTTCCACAAACACGGCAAAGACGCATACATTTGATACAATCAATGTCTACAATGGCTCTGAATTTTATGTATCTAAAAAAGTGATTAATGAAGTGAAATAA
- a CDS encoding teichoic acid D-Ala incorporation-associated protein DltX: MQSIKNNEYLRFIGFTLFYLIVLVLLFLIHGFHDMNAGPFIYTEF; encoded by the coding sequence ATGCAATCCATCAAAAATAATGAGTATTTACGCTTCATTGGCTTCACGCTATTTTATTTGATTGTTTTGGTACTGTTGTTTCTTATACATGGCTTCCATGATATGAACGCTGGACCATTTATATATACGGAATTTTAA
- the dltA gene encoding D-alanine--poly(phosphoribitol) ligase subunit DltA, protein MLSILAAIERVAIQQPQKTAYQTHNASLTYSELWHLSDRIADYLIKLNLRRQQPIVIYGHMSPLQIVAFIGAVKAGHPYVPVDSSTPSERLQLITEASGAGLVLTTELLHMQMNIPVMAVHDILDTSSKDVILSSATWVQDEDIHYIIYTSGSTGQPKGVQITASNLTHFVMWMQEHFPLQEDGVFLNQAPYSFDLSVMDLYPALVGGHTLYAITQQEIANPKALFDSLATSNTRVWTSTPSFAKMCLMNKEWDQKLMPALDTFLFCGEVLPIAVCNELMLRFPQATIYNLYGPTETTVAVSYVKVTTELVARFEQLPIAPITEPNVSVAGDGEIMISGPTVSAGYLGAPELTAKVFPIIDGNRIYQTGDIGYEQDGYLFFSGRKDFQVKLHGYRLEIEEIEKQISNLPPVSSCVVVPIYKEKEIISLSAHIVLREPLTDAAFKTTKQLKALLSAYLPAYMIPKTFKYMDALPLNPNGKVDRKGLAVMETV, encoded by the coding sequence ATGTTAAGTATTTTGGCAGCTATTGAACGTGTGGCCATCCAGCAGCCACAAAAAACTGCTTATCAGACACACAATGCCTCCTTAACTTATAGTGAGCTTTGGCATTTATCGGATCGTATTGCCGATTATTTGATAAAGCTTAACTTGCGGAGACAGCAACCTATTGTCATTTATGGACATATGTCCCCCCTACAAATTGTTGCCTTTATAGGAGCTGTAAAGGCCGGCCATCCATATGTACCTGTTGATTCATCAACACCATCTGAAAGATTACAGCTCATTACAGAAGCTTCTGGAGCAGGTTTAGTATTGACAACAGAGCTATTACACATGCAGATGAACATTCCAGTTATGGCAGTGCATGATATTCTGGATACCTCCTCAAAGGACGTAATCCTATCATCTGCAACATGGGTTCAAGATGAGGATATTCATTATATTATTTACACTTCTGGTTCAACTGGTCAACCAAAAGGGGTACAAATAACAGCTAGTAATCTAACACACTTTGTTATGTGGATGCAGGAGCACTTCCCTTTACAGGAAGACGGCGTATTTTTAAATCAAGCACCCTATTCCTTTGATTTATCTGTTATGGATCTCTACCCAGCTCTTGTTGGTGGACACACGCTTTATGCGATTACACAGCAAGAAATTGCTAATCCAAAAGCATTGTTTGATTCATTAGCGACGTCAAATACTCGGGTATGGACTTCTACACCTTCCTTTGCCAAGATGTGTTTGATGAACAAAGAATGGGATCAAAAACTCATGCCTGCATTGGATACTTTTTTATTTTGCGGAGAGGTTTTACCGATAGCGGTATGTAACGAGTTGATGCTCCGTTTTCCACAGGCAACAATTTATAATTTATATGGCCCTACGGAAACAACCGTCGCTGTATCCTATGTAAAGGTGACGACAGAGCTAGTAGCACGCTTTGAACAATTACCGATTGCCCCTATAACAGAGCCAAACGTATCTGTAGCAGGAGATGGAGAAATTATGATTTCAGGGCCAACCGTTAGTGCTGGGTATTTGGGAGCGCCTGAATTAACAGCGAAAGTTTTCCCAATCATTGATGGCAATCGCATCTATCAAACTGGTGATATCGGCTATGAGCAGGATGGTTATTTGTTCTTTTCAGGTCGTAAGGATTTCCAAGTGAAATTACATGGCTATCGTTTAGAAATCGAAGAAATTGAAAAACAAATTAGTAACCTGCCACCAGTTTCAAGCTGTGTCGTTGTACCTATTTATAAAGAGAAGGAAATCATTTCTCTTAGTGCCCATATTGTTTTACGTGAGCCATTAACAGACGCGGCCTTCAAAACGACAAAGCAATTGAAGGCACTTTTATCGGCGTACTTACCTGCCTATATGATACCGAAAACGTTTAAATATATGGATGCTTTACCATTAAACCCAAATGGTAAGGTTGATCGTAAAGGATTGGCGGTTATGGAAACAGTATGA
- the dltB gene encoding D-alanyl-lipoteichoic acid biosynthesis protein DltB, producing the protein MTPYGNIAFFVIIGLLLLPTILLGLRGKSSKRYNLFVSVIVLALIFGHSWNGTISLVLFTVFQVVLIVAYQRYRFQQNSGTIFIIAVFLSILPLVLVKVLPILGLHHLFGFLGVSYITFKAVQMILETRDGLMKEKISVVELVYFLLFFPTVSSGPIDRWRRFTKDFHTVPSSEDYQKLLLSGINYIFVGFLYKFILAYLIYNYTLIYLPNHTYNYLTPFQGQLAYMYMYSFYLFFDFAGYSAFAVGVSRIMGIQTPINFNRPFASRNIKDFWNRWHMSLSFWFRDYVYMRFVLWMTKKKWLKNKFAISYIGFFLLFFLMGIWHGLEWHFVVYGLYHALLIISFDKFERWNKKHKRWPKNKWTHAIGVIITFHAICFGFYIFSGTLF; encoded by the coding sequence ATGACGCCTTATGGAAATATAGCATTTTTTGTGATCATCGGACTTTTATTACTACCTACCATCCTATTAGGGTTACGAGGCAAATCTTCGAAACGCTATAATCTTTTTGTCTCGGTAATTGTCTTAGCACTGATCTTCGGACATTCATGGAATGGGACCATTTCGCTTGTACTATTTACGGTCTTTCAGGTAGTCCTTATTGTGGCTTATCAGCGTTACCGATTTCAGCAAAATAGCGGCACTATTTTTATAATAGCTGTGTTTTTATCTATATTACCGCTTGTCCTTGTGAAGGTTCTGCCGATTCTCGGGTTACATCATTTATTTGGCTTCCTTGGTGTGTCCTACATTACGTTTAAAGCGGTGCAAATGATTTTAGAAACCCGTGACGGCTTGATGAAAGAGAAAATTTCTGTAGTAGAGCTAGTCTATTTTTTATTATTCTTTCCTACCGTTTCATCGGGACCTATTGATCGTTGGCGTCGTTTTACGAAGGATTTTCATACCGTGCCTTCCTCGGAGGATTACCAAAAGCTGCTGTTGAGTGGAATTAACTATATTTTTGTCGGCTTTTTATATAAATTTATTTTGGCTTATTTAATTTATAACTACACGCTTATTTATTTGCCTAATCATACGTATAACTATTTGACACCTTTTCAGGGGCAACTAGCGTATATGTATATGTATAGCTTTTATTTATTCTTTGATTTTGCTGGCTATAGTGCATTTGCTGTTGGGGTGAGCCGAATAATGGGTATCCAAACACCGATTAACTTTAACCGCCCATTCGCCAGCCGCAATATTAAAGATTTTTGGAATCGTTGGCATATGAGCCTTTCGTTTTGGTTTAGGGATTACGTCTATATGCGCTTTGTCCTTTGGATGACAAAGAAAAAGTGGTTGAAAAATAAATTTGCTATTTCGTATATAGGCTTCTTTTTACTATTCTTTTTAATGGGTATTTGGCATGGTCTCGAATGGCACTTTGTGGTCTATGGACTCTATCATGCCCTATTGATTATCAGCTTTGATAAATTTGAACGCTGGAATAAAAAGCATAAGCGTTGGCCAAAAAATAAATGGACGCATGCTATTGGCGTAATCATTACGTTTCATGCCATATGCTTTGGCTTCTATATTTTTTCTGGCACATTATTTTAA
- the dltC gene encoding D-alanine--poly(phosphoribitol) ligase subunit 2, with amino-acid sequence MDQQQVLEMLVELCEDEIIVENPDIDLFEEGLLDSFGTINLLVEIENRFNISVPITDFNREEWNTPNRIAGKLAERQ; translated from the coding sequence ATGGATCAACAACAAGTTTTAGAAATGCTAGTCGAGTTATGTGAAGATGAAATTATTGTAGAAAACCCAGATATTGATTTATTTGAAGAAGGTTTACTAGATTCGTTTGGAACAATTAATTTATTAGTTGAAATTGAAAATCGTTTTAATATTTCAGTACCTATTACTGATTTCAATCGTGAAGAATGGAATACGCCTAATCGAATAGCAGGGAAATTAGCTGAAAGACAATGA
- the dltD gene encoding D-alanyl-lipoteichoic acid biosynthesis protein DltD, whose amino-acid sequence MIKKGFLSLFIAFALFTGFVFFPNAWIKAWISNEDVEQAKTNMSPLVFQGTYLQERMLQEPSSMPLYGSSELNRFDPFHPYNYTRAINAPYSTFMIGRGGMQSITHFLNFAAQEKNLKDKKVVFIISPQWFTEKGMGEFHFSPNYSMLHAYDLAFNQEMDAALRKRAMERLLEFDTVKRDRLLKTMFQYQMSNGKEKPITGRMAMVAGRFHKELLEKKDLYYSLFPRKGHALKSNDKLIANQSFEQQLQHAEAYGEKRVSNDYMIEDRAYQRLVNAKFSKFKDIRKKEDYTNSPEYEDFQLVIDVLKDAGAKPLFVSIPVNGYWYDYNGYPEERRQKYYDKMEQVLQDANVAYVDFSDHEYDPYFIMDTIHIAWKGWVYLDQELDQHWSQP is encoded by the coding sequence ATGATCAAAAAAGGCTTTCTTTCTTTATTTATTGCATTCGCTCTTTTTACTGGCTTTGTCTTCTTTCCTAATGCTTGGATTAAAGCCTGGATATCCAATGAGGATGTGGAGCAAGCCAAAACTAACATGTCTCCACTTGTATTTCAAGGCACATATTTACAGGAGCGAATGTTGCAGGAGCCTAGTTCCATGCCTCTATATGGCTCCTCGGAATTAAACCGTTTTGACCCGTTCCATCCATATAATTATACGCGAGCAATTAACGCTCCGTATTCGACATTTATGATTGGACGTGGGGGCATGCAGTCCATTACCCACTTCCTGAATTTTGCAGCACAAGAAAAGAATTTAAAGGATAAAAAAGTGGTCTTTATCATCTCCCCGCAGTGGTTTACAGAGAAGGGCATGGGTGAATTTCACTTTTCACCGAATTACTCCATGTTACATGCCTATGATTTAGCTTTTAATCAGGAGATGGATGCCGCTCTTCGTAAACGAGCAATGGAGCGTCTGCTAGAATTTGATACCGTCAAACGGGACCGTCTCTTAAAGACCATGTTTCAATATCAAATGTCTAACGGCAAGGAAAAGCCAATTACTGGACGTATGGCCATGGTCGCAGGTCGTTTCCACAAGGAATTGCTAGAAAAGAAGGATTTATATTATTCCCTTTTCCCACGTAAAGGTCATGCATTAAAAAGTAATGACAAGCTCATTGCCAATCAAAGCTTTGAACAACAATTGCAGCATGCAGAGGCATATGGTGAGAAACGTGTATCCAATGACTATATGATTGAAGATCGCGCCTATCAGCGACTTGTAAATGCTAAATTTTCAAAGTTTAAAGATATACGGAAAAAAGAGGATTATACAAACTCTCCTGAATATGAGGATTTCCAACTAGTAATAGATGTTTTAAAGGATGCAGGTGCCAAGCCACTATTCGTGTCCATTCCGGTTAATGGCTATTGGTATGATTATAATGGCTATCCTGAGGAGCGTCGTCAAAAGTACTACGATAAAATGGAGCAAGTATTACAGGACGCGAATGTTGCCTATGTTGATTTTTCAGATCATGAATATGATCCTTATTTTATAATGGATACGATTCATATTGCTTGGAAGGGCTGGGTCTATCTCGATCAAGAACTAGATCAACATTGGTCACAGCCATAA
- a CDS encoding methyl-accepting chemotaxis protein: protein MGIIQSLEETLPIFHEVFKKEIAMTINCAEERKVLFVLEGTRVKTNLQVGTILEDTPDFHSVTKGQILKRSIPKEYFGIAMNSELYPVRENGKVVAVLSLIFPVDAQEKVEGFMGSLQAIIQELQIKVHTIAAHSEELSATSETITEKSRHALENSSRSNEVTDFIKTISRQTNLLGLNASIEAARAGQYGAGFNIVAQEVRKLSSETATATEQIETSLKTITSNIQALMESMEQIEAASNDQAEQVQQFSEAIEKLNDISKQMAVYIKGLLR from the coding sequence ATGGGGATTATTCAATCATTAGAAGAGACGTTGCCGATTTTTCATGAAGTCTTTAAGAAGGAAATAGCAATGACTATTAATTGTGCAGAGGAAAGAAAAGTCCTGTTTGTATTAGAGGGGACAAGAGTCAAAACGAATTTACAAGTAGGGACTATTCTTGAGGATACACCTGATTTTCATAGTGTCACAAAAGGACAAATTTTAAAGCGTAGCATTCCAAAAGAGTATTTTGGGATTGCAATGAATAGTGAGCTTTATCCTGTGCGTGAAAATGGTAAAGTTGTAGCCGTATTAAGCCTAATTTTTCCAGTTGATGCGCAAGAAAAAGTGGAAGGTTTTATGGGCAGTTTGCAAGCTATTATTCAAGAACTACAAATAAAAGTACATACGATTGCTGCACATTCTGAAGAATTGTCTGCAACGAGTGAAACTATTACAGAAAAATCTCGACATGCTTTAGAAAATTCTTCTCGTTCTAATGAAGTAACAGATTTTATTAAAACGATTTCGAGACAGACTAATTTATTGGGCTTAAATGCCTCGATTGAAGCGGCACGAGCAGGCCAATACGGTGCAGGTTTCAACATCGTAGCGCAAGAGGTAAGGAAGCTTTCTAGTGAGACAGCTACAGCAACAGAACAAATTGAAACCTCTCTTAAAACGATTACGAGTAATATTCAAGCACTTATGGAAAGCATGGAGCAAATCGAAGCAGCCTCAAATGATCAGGCAGAGCAGGTTCAACAATTTAGTGAAGCCATTGAAAAACTAAATGATATAAGCAAGCAAATGGCGGTTTACATAAAAGGTCTCTTACGATAA
- a CDS encoding DUF6241 domain-containing protein, producing the protein MKRKTKSAIVIIAVLVIFGGIFGYIKSTEQMEKPVAKKERATITVDGVALEDKKVTKEELLYPDNLMEMKVNETIHSMSHQKVKAASQWGRERITQEKVDRLLTVVKMNDYKYKDLYISILERWSKGDFSNAVDDHNKIWEMQGGDDTTNSGRATRLLSPEEEEQYIEQFYTDEK; encoded by the coding sequence ATGAAGAGAAAAACAAAATCTGCAATTGTTATCATTGCAGTATTGGTCATTTTTGGAGGGATTTTTGGTTACATTAAATCCACCGAACAAATGGAAAAACCTGTTGCCAAAAAAGAAAGAGCCACTATAACTGTTGACGGAGTAGCGCTTGAAGATAAAAAAGTTACAAAAGAAGAATTGCTTTATCCTGATAATTTAATGGAAATGAAAGTAAATGAAACCATCCATAGCATGTCTCACCAAAAAGTGAAAGCTGCTTCTCAATGGGGGCGTGAGCGAATAACACAAGAAAAAGTTGACCGATTGTTAACTGTAGTTAAAATGAACGATTATAAATATAAAGATCTTTACATTTCAATATTGGAAAGATGGTCGAAAGGTGATTTTTCAAACGCCGTTGACGACCATAACAAAATTTGGGAAATGCAAGGTGGCGATGACACAACAAATTCAGGAAGAGCAACTCGTTTATTATCGCCCGAGGAAGAAGAACAGTATATTGAACAATTTTACACAGATGAAAAATAG
- a CDS encoding site-specific integrase → MRTTETYNYNITHFIQYLDEFHEVNEIEDVSTVHVKKYIQHQLNLGKKATYINTVIKSLRSFYTYLVAEEYVTLNIMARTESLCDERYAHYAHPW, encoded by the coding sequence ATTAGAACAACAGAAACTTATAACTACAATATAACTCACTTCATTCAATATCTGGACGAGTTTCATGAGGTGAATGAAATTGAAGACGTTTCTACAGTTCATGTAAAAAAATATATTCAACATCAATTAAATCTTGGTAAAAAGGCGACTTACATTAACACTGTAATTAAATCGTTGAGGTCGTTTTACACGTATTTGGTGGCGGAAGAATATGTCACATTAAACATCATGGCACGCACCGAATCGTTGTGTGATGAAAGGTATGCACATTACGCACACCCTTGGTGA
- the eno gene encoding phosphopyruvate hydratase yields the protein MPFITQVYAREVLDSRGNPTVEVEVFTESGAFGRAIVPSGASTGEYEAVELRDGDKSRYLGKGVLKAVENVNTIIAEELEGNYSVLDQVVIDKALIELDGTENKGKLGANAILGVSMAVAHAAADYLDVPLYQYLGGFNSKQLPVPMMNILNGGAHADNNVDIQEFMVMPVGAESFRHAVRIGAEIFHSLKAVLKAKGYNTAVGDEGGFAPNLGSNEEAITVILEAIEKAGYKPGEEVKLAMDVASSELFNKEDGKYHLDGEGVVKTSEEMVDWYEELTNKYPIISIEDGLDENDWAGHKLLTDRIGSRVQLVGDDLFVTNTKKLSAGIEQGVGNAILIKVNQIGTLTETFEAIEMAKRAGYTAVISHRSGESEDATIADIAVATNAGQIKTGAPSRTDRVAKYNQLLRIEDQLGSTAEYLGLNSFYNIK from the coding sequence ATGCCATTTATTACACAAGTTTATGCGCGCGAAGTTTTAGACTCACGTGGGAACCCAACAGTAGAGGTTGAAGTATTTACAGAATCAGGCGCATTTGGCCGCGCAATCGTACCATCAGGTGCATCAACAGGTGAATACGAAGCGGTAGAATTACGCGATGGTGACAAATCTCGTTACCTAGGCAAAGGTGTATTAAAAGCAGTTGAAAATGTAAACACAATTATTGCGGAAGAATTAGAAGGTAACTATTCTGTTCTTGATCAAGTTGTCATTGACAAAGCTTTAATCGAGCTAGATGGCACAGAAAACAAAGGCAAGCTAGGTGCCAACGCAATTCTAGGTGTATCCATGGCAGTCGCACATGCTGCGGCAGATTATTTAGATGTACCTCTTTATCAATATCTTGGTGGGTTCAACTCTAAACAATTACCAGTACCAATGATGAACATCCTAAATGGTGGAGCTCACGCAGATAACAATGTAGACATTCAGGAATTCATGGTTATGCCTGTTGGTGCAGAATCTTTCCGTCATGCAGTACGCATCGGTGCTGAAATTTTCCATAGCCTAAAGGCTGTTCTAAAAGCAAAAGGCTACAACACAGCAGTAGGTGATGAAGGTGGTTTCGCACCAAACCTTGGCTCTAACGAAGAAGCGATTACAGTGATCTTAGAAGCGATTGAAAAAGCGGGCTACAAACCAGGTGAAGAAGTAAAACTTGCAATGGACGTAGCATCCTCTGAACTATTCAATAAAGAAGATGGCAAATACCACTTAGATGGTGAAGGCGTTGTAAAAACTTCTGAAGAAATGGTTGATTGGTACGAAGAGTTAACAAACAAATATCCAATCATTTCAATTGAAGATGGCTTAGACGAAAATGATTGGGCTGGACACAAGCTATTAACAGACCGTATCGGCAGTCGCGTACAATTAGTAGGTGATGACCTATTTGTAACAAATACGAAAAAATTATCAGCTGGTATTGAGCAAGGCGTAGGAAATGCAATCCTGATCAAAGTAAACCAAATCGGTACGTTAACTGAAACATTTGAAGCAATTGAAATGGCGAAACGTGCAGGCTACACAGCGGTTATTTCTCATCGTTCTGGTGAATCAGAAGATGCAACAATTGCTGATATCGCTGTTGCAACAAATGCTGGTCAAATTAAAACAGGTGCTCCATCACGTACAGACCGTGTAGCTAAATACAACCAACTTCTTCGCATTGAAGATCAACTTGGTTCAACAGCAGAGTATCTTGGTTTAAATTCATTCTATAATATAAAATAA